Proteins co-encoded in one Alcanivorax sp. genomic window:
- a CDS encoding FGGY-family carbohydrate kinase, with product MSGPLLLALDQGTQSARAMLFDEAGELVAKSQRHIEPYVAPQPGWAEQDADYFWEELGQACQSLWLDHPELKSRVIGMSLTTQRASVVCLDTRMKPLRPAIIWLDQRRTATPPALPFWLAAPVKLLGQGETLRQFKAKAECNWLADDEPELWSRTAHFLLLSGYLNYRLTGELRDCTASQVGYIPYDYKRHQWAAGHDLKWKALRVNRKQLPELVAPGETLGKVSAAASRHTGIPEGLPVIASGADKACEVLGAGAFSPEVGNLSYGTTATFNTCNARYVEPIPFVPAYGAAIPNRYNSEIIVQRGYWMVNWFKREFAREEMDRAEQLGVPAESLFEAFLEQTPPGAMGLTLQPFWNPGVRIPGPEAKGAIVGFGDVHTRAHLYRAIIEGIAYALREGKERLEKRNGVPITHLKVSGGGSQSDAIMQITADIFGLPAERPHTTETSGLGAAINIAVTMGVHADHEMAVSAMTRPGARFMPRQEYNTTYDRLYRQVYQRLYPRLAPLYRSIREITGYPAR from the coding sequence ATGTCAGGCCCTTTGTTACTGGCTCTGGATCAGGGTACCCAGAGCGCCCGAGCCATGCTGTTTGATGAGGCCGGTGAGCTGGTCGCCAAATCCCAGCGGCATATCGAGCCCTATGTGGCCCCTCAACCCGGCTGGGCGGAACAGGATGCAGATTATTTCTGGGAAGAGCTGGGGCAGGCTTGCCAGTCTCTCTGGCTGGATCATCCCGAGCTGAAGTCCCGTGTTATCGGCATGTCGCTCACGACTCAACGTGCCTCGGTGGTGTGTCTGGATACACGCATGAAACCGTTGCGACCGGCTATTATCTGGCTGGACCAGCGACGTACTGCCACGCCGCCCGCGCTGCCATTCTGGCTCGCTGCACCGGTCAAGCTGCTGGGGCAGGGGGAAACCCTGAGACAGTTCAAAGCCAAGGCAGAATGCAACTGGCTGGCTGATGATGAGCCGGAGCTGTGGTCGCGCACCGCGCACTTTCTGCTGCTGTCCGGTTATCTCAATTACCGTCTTACCGGGGAACTGCGTGACTGTACCGCTTCCCAGGTGGGCTATATCCCTTACGATTATAAACGCCACCAATGGGCAGCCGGTCACGATCTCAAGTGGAAAGCGCTGCGGGTTAATCGCAAGCAGCTGCCTGAGCTGGTGGCGCCGGGTGAAACCCTGGGCAAGGTGAGTGCAGCTGCCAGTCGGCATACCGGGATCCCTGAAGGCCTGCCTGTGATCGCCAGTGGGGCAGACAAGGCCTGCGAAGTGCTGGGCGCCGGTGCCTTTTCCCCGGAGGTGGGTAACCTGAGTTACGGCACCACGGCCACCTTCAACACCTGCAATGCTCGCTATGTGGAGCCGATTCCCTTTGTTCCTGCCTACGGAGCTGCGATACCAAACCGGTACAACTCCGAGATCATCGTTCAGCGGGGCTACTGGATGGTGAACTGGTTCAAGCGGGAGTTTGCCCGTGAGGAAATGGATCGGGCTGAACAACTGGGGGTGCCTGCCGAATCACTGTTTGAGGCATTTTTGGAGCAGACTCCGCCGGGGGCGATGGGGCTTACCTTGCAACCGTTCTGGAATCCCGGTGTTCGTATTCCGGGACCGGAAGCCAAGGGGGCGATCGTCGGCTTTGGGGATGTTCATACCCGTGCACACCTTTACCGCGCCATCATCGAAGGCATCGCCTACGCCTTGCGTGAAGGCAAGGAGCGGCTTGAAAAGCGCAATGGTGTGCCGATCACACATCTGAAAGTTTCAGGGGGTGGCTCTCAGAGTGATGCCATCATGCAGATTACCGCGGATATCTTTGGCCTGCCGGCGGAGCGCCCGCATACCACGGAAACGTCCGGGCTGGGCGCGGCCATCAATATCGCCGTGACCATGGGCGTCCATGCCGACCATGAAATGGCGGTGTCTGCCATGACCCGGCCCGGGGCGCGTTTCATGCCGCGACAGGAATACAACACCACGTATGACCGGCTATACCGTCAGGTTTACCAGCGGTTGTACCCCCGATTGGCGCCGCTATACCGCTCCATCCGTGAAATTACCGGCTATCCCGCTCGTTGA
- a CDS encoding glycerol-3-phosphate dehydrogenase/oxidase, with protein sequence MLGKRQEIKELGDQQWDLLVIGGGITGAGVLLEAARRGLNVLLVEQRDYAWGTSSRSSKMVHGGLRYIAQGDVKLTRHSLLERERLLKELPGLVERATYLFPLRKGVFPGRWPMKAVLWLYDFLAGIRDHRYLSLQQVKERAPALNTEGLTGAMSYTDALTDDCRLVMRTLLEAGRHGGVACNYLKVTGVDNQGSGFAVTLHDQVNDQQGTIKASQVINATGAWADRFSGSESRVRPLRGSHLFVDPQRLPATDCLTVMHPDDGRPVFVFPWEGVTCVGTTDLDHPQDMDIEASASSKEVDYLLTLINSQFPGRDITREDIFATIAGVRPVIASGKGVDPSKERRDHAVWGDNGVVTVSGGKLTTFRLIALDALLATGLIDEAAHRRGQKTREPMYQSLAAAPAPVEDFLHAEQDDEAFIQWLLEEEAVVHLDDLMLRRTRLGLTRPNAGEAVLTRRREQIQQALDWDDSRWQEEMTRYLQIHQQYYGVPAELTATRRAS encoded by the coding sequence ATGCTAGGCAAACGGCAAGAGATCAAGGAACTGGGGGATCAGCAGTGGGATTTGCTGGTCATTGGTGGCGGCATTACCGGTGCAGGGGTGCTGCTTGAGGCTGCCCGCCGCGGGCTCAACGTTTTGCTCGTGGAGCAGCGCGATTACGCCTGGGGTACCTCCAGTCGCTCTTCCAAGATGGTCCATGGTGGTTTGCGTTACATTGCCCAGGGTGATGTGAAACTGACACGCCACTCCCTGCTGGAGCGTGAGCGTCTGTTAAAAGAATTGCCTGGCCTGGTAGAGCGCGCAACCTACTTGTTCCCACTCAGGAAAGGGGTGTTTCCCGGGCGCTGGCCCATGAAAGCGGTGCTGTGGCTTTATGACTTTCTTGCCGGTATTCGTGATCATCGCTATCTCTCATTGCAGCAGGTCAAGGAGCGGGCCCCCGCGTTGAACACCGAAGGGCTAACCGGTGCCATGAGTTACACCGATGCCCTGACAGACGATTGCCGCCTGGTCATGCGCACTTTGCTGGAAGCGGGCCGCCATGGCGGTGTGGCTTGCAACTATCTCAAGGTCACCGGTGTGGACAATCAGGGAAGCGGGTTCGCGGTTACTCTTCATGATCAGGTCAACGACCAGCAGGGCACCATCAAGGCGAGCCAGGTTATCAATGCCACCGGTGCCTGGGCAGACCGTTTCTCTGGCAGCGAGTCCCGGGTGCGCCCCTTGCGAGGCAGTCACCTTTTCGTGGATCCCCAGCGCTTGCCCGCCACGGACTGCCTGACAGTCATGCACCCGGATGACGGTCGTCCGGTCTTCGTTTTTCCCTGGGAGGGCGTCACCTGCGTGGGTACAACGGATCTGGACCATCCCCAGGACATGGATATCGAAGCCAGTGCCTCAAGCAAGGAAGTGGATTACCTGTTAACGCTCATCAACAGTCAATTCCCCGGGCGGGACATTACCCGAGAGGATATTTTTGCCACCATCGCAGGTGTGCGGCCTGTGATCGCCTCCGGCAAGGGCGTGGATCCATCCAAAGAACGTCGTGACCACGCCGTCTGGGGAGATAATGGCGTCGTCACCGTGAGTGGTGGCAAGCTCACCACCTTCCGTCTGATTGCACTGGATGCGCTGCTGGCGACCGGACTGATTGATGAGGCGGCGCATCGTCGCGGCCAGAAAACCCGCGAGCCCATGTACCAGTCACTGGCTGCGGCGCCAGCCCCGGTGGAGGATTTTCTCCATGCCGAACAGGATGACGAGGCCTTCATCCAATGGCTGCTGGAGGAGGAAGCAGTGGTCCATCTGGATGATCTGATGCTGCGCCGCACCCGACTGGGGCTTACACGACCCAATGCCGGCGAAGCGGTGCTCACGCGCCGACGTGAGCAGATCCAGCAGGCCCTCGATTGGGATGATTCTCGCTGGCAGGAAGAAATGACACGTTATCTGCAGATTCACCAGCAGTATTACGGTGTGCCGGCGGAGCTTACTGCCACACGCAGGGCCAGCTGA
- a CDS encoding FAD-binding oxidoreductase → MRRWNGWGDSANEYPLKSSGLQFLQSRLGSATPLQDAELATVLAQVPPSRLDHHPLLDTSAEIRVRHARGQSLPDWLAMRSGDFGHFPDGVAEPETSDQVRELLDWAASNGVTVIPYGGGTSVAGHINPQPSDKPILTLSLARMNRLLELDRESQIATFGAGTPGPLVEQQLKAQGYTLGHFPQSWELSTVGGWVASRSSGQQSMRYGRIEQMFAGGRIETPRGSLDIPAIPASSAGPDIREIVLGSEGRLGVITEVKVRVTPLPETETFQVAFAPNWDVAVELVRGLTQSRLPLSMLRVSNAEETRTHLMLAGHEKLVSLLHRYLSLRGCGDQKCMITFGVTGEKAQTRHVLATCKRRIKDAGGVMVGELLGKKWEESRFRSPYLRHGLWEHGYVVDTFETAVNWNRVTGAMTAMEQAVRDHAGDGEQVHVFTHLSHLYPQGSSIYTTYVFRCSDSYDKTLQRWQAMKNAASEAIVAHGGTVSHQHGVGRDHAPWLHHEKGEQGMQILSELIHAMDPHQQLNPGCLIRDQD, encoded by the coding sequence ATGCGACGCTGGAATGGCTGGGGCGATAGCGCCAACGAGTACCCCCTCAAATCGTCCGGATTACAGTTTCTGCAGTCCCGTCTGGGCAGTGCCACCCCGCTGCAGGATGCCGAGCTGGCCACGGTACTTGCCCAGGTGCCGCCAAGCCGGCTTGATCACCACCCCCTGCTGGATACCTCTGCAGAAATCCGCGTACGCCATGCCCGTGGACAAAGCCTGCCTGACTGGCTCGCCATGCGTTCAGGCGATTTTGGCCATTTCCCCGATGGGGTGGCTGAACCGGAAACCTCTGATCAGGTGAGAGAATTGCTGGACTGGGCGGCCAGCAACGGTGTGACCGTGATTCCCTATGGTGGCGGCACCTCCGTGGCTGGACACATTAATCCGCAGCCCAGCGATAAACCCATCCTGACCCTTTCCCTTGCGCGGATGAATCGCCTGCTCGAACTGGATCGAGAGAGCCAGATCGCTACCTTCGGGGCAGGAACACCGGGGCCTCTGGTTGAGCAACAGCTCAAGGCCCAGGGCTATACCCTTGGGCATTTCCCGCAATCCTGGGAGCTGTCCACGGTGGGAGGCTGGGTGGCCAGTCGTTCCAGTGGGCAGCAATCCATGCGCTATGGTCGTATCGAGCAAATGTTCGCCGGCGGCCGTATCGAGACGCCCCGAGGCAGCCTGGACATCCCGGCCATTCCGGCGTCTTCAGCCGGGCCGGATATCAGGGAAATTGTGCTTGGCTCCGAAGGGCGACTGGGTGTCATTACCGAAGTTAAGGTCAGAGTCACGCCATTACCGGAAACCGAAACCTTTCAGGTAGCGTTTGCCCCGAATTGGGATGTTGCGGTGGAACTGGTGAGGGGGCTGACACAGTCCCGCCTGCCGTTATCCATGTTGCGTGTGTCCAATGCGGAAGAGACGCGCACCCACCTGATGTTGGCCGGTCATGAAAAACTGGTATCCCTGTTGCATCGCTATCTTTCACTGCGAGGCTGTGGTGACCAGAAGTGCATGATCACCTTTGGTGTTACCGGCGAGAAGGCGCAAACCCGCCATGTACTTGCCACCTGCAAACGTCGCATCAAGGACGCGGGTGGTGTGATGGTGGGCGAACTACTGGGAAAAAAGTGGGAAGAGTCCCGCTTCCGGTCACCGTACCTTCGTCATGGCCTGTGGGAACATGGTTATGTGGTGGATACGTTTGAGACTGCAGTGAACTGGAACCGGGTAACCGGTGCCATGACCGCCATGGAGCAGGCTGTCAGGGATCATGCGGGTGATGGTGAGCAGGTGCATGTATTTACCCATTTGTCACACCTTTATCCGCAAGGTTCCAGTATCTATACCACGTATGTGTTCCGTTGCTCGGACAGCTACGACAAGACCTTGCAACGCTGGCAAGCCATGAAAAACGCCGCCAGTGAAGCGATTGTTGCCCATGGCGGGACTGTCAGCCACCAGCATGGCGTTGGCCGTGATCATGCCCCCTGGCTTCACCATGAGAAAGGTGAACAGGGAATGCAGATCCTCAGCGAGCTGATCCATGCCATGGACCCACATCAGCAGCTCAATCCGGGCTGTCTGATCCGGGACCAGGACTGA
- a CDS encoding lysophospholipid acyltransferase family protein codes for MTVISSTFTPPPLKALDKRLRVSRWYFAPRLRGAGNVDPQRPALFVGNHGLYGLIDSPLFMAELYRETGVYPRALGDHFHFQVPGWGPLLTRFGAVDGTPENCKALMESGQHVLVFPGGAREVAMRKDEAHKLVWKKRTGFARMAISHGYDIIPFASAGCDYTYDILFDGEGFKHSRLGKRVLNNAKVNRVLRDGDLFMPVSRGVGPTLLPRPEPLWFEIGKPITTQRWAGRADDKEACWALREEVASSIESMLAGLEKDRAAARKKGWRKWLLKDRDGR; via the coding sequence GTGACAGTGATAAGTTCGACGTTTACACCGCCCCCCCTCAAGGCACTGGACAAACGCCTGCGCGTGTCGCGCTGGTATTTTGCGCCAAGGTTGCGAGGTGCCGGGAACGTGGATCCACAACGTCCTGCGCTGTTTGTCGGTAATCATGGACTCTACGGGCTGATTGATTCACCGCTTTTCATGGCTGAACTGTATCGTGAGACCGGCGTGTATCCCAGGGCGTTGGGCGATCACTTTCATTTTCAGGTGCCGGGTTGGGGGCCCCTGCTGACCCGTTTTGGCGCCGTGGATGGCACGCCGGAAAACTGCAAGGCGCTGATGGAAAGCGGCCAACATGTTCTGGTTTTCCCCGGCGGCGCCCGGGAGGTGGCCATGCGCAAGGATGAGGCACACAAGCTGGTGTGGAAAAAGCGTACCGGGTTCGCCCGCATGGCCATTTCTCATGGCTATGACATCATTCCCTTTGCCTCTGCAGGCTGTGATTACACCTATGACATTCTTTTTGACGGTGAGGGTTTCAAGCATTCCCGCCTGGGTAAACGGGTGCTGAACAATGCGAAGGTGAATCGCGTTTTGCGCGATGGCGACTTGTTCATGCCGGTATCTCGTGGGGTGGGACCTACGTTGCTACCCAGGCCCGAGCCTCTCTGGTTCGAGATTGGCAAGCCCATTACCACGCAACGGTGGGCTGGCCGTGCTGATGACAAGGAGGCATGCTGGGCGTTACGCGAGGAGGTGGCATCCTCTATTGAGAGCATGTTGGCAGGGCTGGAGAAGGACCGGGCCGCTGCGCGGAAAAAGGGGTGGCGCAAGTGGTTGCTGAAGGACAGGGACGGCCGCTGA
- a CDS encoding OmpA family protein, which produces MKRFAGSLVLASAVVITGCSTINPYTGEKQTSKATSGAAIGAVAGALIGIATSDSAKERKERALAGAGIGAVTGGGVGYYMDVQEAKLRQKMEGAGVSVTRDGENIILNMPGNLTFDTDSSSVKPSFTPVLDAVAEVLNEYESTMIQVAGHTDSTGGDRYNLLLSQQRAQSVANKLGGFGVQQVRMDVVGFGETQPIASNGTASGREQNRRVELTLMPYTK; this is translated from the coding sequence ATGAAACGTTTTGCGGGTTCTCTGGTGCTTGCCAGTGCTGTGGTCATCACCGGCTGCAGCACCATCAATCCCTACACCGGGGAGAAACAAACCTCCAAAGCCACTTCCGGTGCGGCCATTGGTGCGGTTGCTGGTGCACTGATCGGTATCGCCACCTCTGACAGCGCCAAGGAACGTAAAGAACGCGCGCTCGCCGGTGCCGGCATTGGCGCTGTCACAGGCGGTGGTGTGGGTTACTACATGGACGTTCAGGAAGCCAAGCTGCGCCAGAAAATGGAAGGCGCCGGCGTGTCTGTTACCCGTGATGGTGAGAATATCATTCTCAATATGCCGGGCAACCTGACCTTTGATACGGACAGCAGCTCCGTGAAGCCCAGCTTCACCCCCGTGCTGGACGCAGTTGCCGAAGTGCTCAACGAGTATGAATCCACCATGATCCAGGTGGCGGGCCATACTGACAGCACCGGTGGCGATCGCTACAACCTGCTGCTTTCCCAGCAACGCGCCCAGTCTGTTGCCAACAAGCTTGGCGGCTTTGGCGTGCAGCAAGTGCGTATGGACGTGGTAGGTTTCGGTGAAACCCAGCCTATTGCCAGCAACGGTACCGCCAGCGGCCGTGAGCAGAACCGCCGGGTTGAACTGACACTGATGCCCTACACCAAATAA
- a CDS encoding methylated-DNA--[protein]-cysteine S-methyltransferase → MRTQHAHAPQQDSLRWQLLCARQPQAQSPFFYGVITTGIVCKPGCPSRLPKRENVRFFNCCNEALRQGYRPCKRCRPLDKVPQAPSLVARICEWIAEHPDNSSLEAMASAMQYSIAHLQKTFTRITGITPFEYAKALRQQRLYPALATSRTASEAMEKTGYRSSSQFYEEFRQFSSLPPGSHRQAGRGEVITFAVAATALGAMVVAATSKGLCWISLGEDAEAQLEDLQRHFSRAELCPPDADFNIWVSQVIGLVDNPSQSLDLPLDIRGTVFQQQVWEALRHIPVGSTLDYQALAEQLGKRGGARAVAGACAANVLALAVPCHRIIRRDGSLSGYRWGVERKAALLAREKASITR, encoded by the coding sequence ATGAGAACACAGCACGCCCATGCCCCCCAACAGGACAGCCTGCGATGGCAGCTACTCTGTGCCCGACAACCCCAGGCACAGTCGCCATTCTTCTACGGCGTCATCACCACCGGTATTGTCTGCAAGCCAGGCTGCCCCTCGCGTTTGCCCAAGCGGGAAAATGTGCGTTTCTTCAATTGCTGTAACGAGGCCCTGAGACAGGGTTATCGCCCGTGCAAACGCTGCCGCCCTCTCGACAAAGTCCCTCAGGCCCCGTCTTTGGTGGCACGGATCTGTGAATGGATAGCCGAGCACCCGGACAACTCGAGTCTTGAGGCCATGGCCAGTGCCATGCAGTACTCCATCGCCCATTTGCAGAAAACGTTCACCCGTATCACTGGCATAACGCCATTTGAATACGCCAAGGCATTACGGCAGCAACGCCTCTATCCCGCCCTGGCGACCAGTCGCACCGCCAGCGAAGCCATGGAAAAAACCGGATACCGGTCCAGCAGCCAGTTCTATGAAGAATTCCGACAATTCAGCAGCCTGCCCCCCGGCAGTCACCGGCAAGCCGGCCGTGGCGAGGTAATTACTTTTGCCGTGGCAGCAACCGCCCTCGGCGCCATGGTCGTGGCGGCAACCAGTAAGGGACTTTGCTGGATCTCGTTAGGCGAAGATGCAGAAGCCCAACTGGAGGACCTTCAGCGCCATTTTTCCCGTGCCGAGCTCTGCCCGCCGGATGCTGACTTCAATATCTGGGTCAGTCAGGTGATTGGTCTTGTTGATAATCCATCCCAATCCCTGGATCTGCCACTGGATATCCGCGGGACCGTGTTTCAACAGCAGGTCTGGGAAGCCCTGCGCCACATCCCGGTGGGGAGCACCCTGGATTACCAGGCGCTGGCGGAGCAGCTTGGCAAGCGGGGCGGGGCTCGGGCCGTGGCAGGCGCCTGTGCAGCCAATGTGCTCGCCCTTGCGGTGCCTTGCCACCGGATCATCCGTCGCGATGGAAGCCTCTCCGGCTATCGCTGGGGGGTGGAGCGCAAGGCCGCCCTGCTGGCAAGGGAGAAGGCTTCAATCACCCGCTAA
- a CDS encoding MFS transporter, whose amino-acid sequence MNSSKRTASTLQHSILLMAVAATALGQTLVFTLLPSLGRATGMAEMEVGLIISCSALIFALASPVWGTMSESLGRKTVLVIGLTGYSLGTLMFALVFQAGLKGWMTGGLLLAGLVLSRMLQAAIMAATPAAAAAYTADITTPAQRTQGMGRIGAANNLGTVVGPVSGGILAAVTLVFPLYAVSVLTALMAVGTAIFLPPSPQVRTRHTLGLVQTLKKGLGAYADPRLRDLLMTGVMLFMSFALIQQTLGFLFQDHFHMSPQAAARTLGMTMMAAAITSLSGQIIVVQWLRAPATLLIAMAVPAIGGGALLLWLAQSQLVMSAAVLLVGLGLGFGMPAIMSLASLRVGHEEQGRVAGLASACPALGFILGPLVGTGLYTLDHRWPYLLVMVLLLPLSLLAWRLVRSSATPVE is encoded by the coding sequence ATGAACAGTAGCAAGCGTACCGCGAGCACCCTGCAACACTCAATCTTGCTGATGGCCGTTGCTGCCACCGCGCTGGGCCAGACACTGGTTTTCACCCTGTTGCCGTCCCTGGGCAGGGCCACCGGGATGGCGGAGATGGAAGTGGGGCTGATTATCAGCTGCTCCGCCCTGATCTTTGCTCTTGCCAGCCCGGTGTGGGGCACAATGAGTGAATCACTGGGCCGAAAAACGGTATTGGTGATTGGCCTGACAGGTTACTCACTAGGCACGCTCATGTTTGCTCTGGTCTTTCAGGCCGGGCTGAAGGGTTGGATGACTGGCGGCTTGTTGCTCGCCGGGCTGGTGCTCAGTCGCATGTTGCAGGCGGCCATCATGGCAGCCACCCCCGCGGCAGCGGCGGCCTATACCGCCGATATCACCACCCCGGCGCAGCGAACCCAGGGTATGGGGCGAATCGGGGCGGCCAATAATCTGGGCACCGTGGTGGGGCCCGTGTCCGGCGGCATCCTGGCGGCGGTGACACTGGTGTTTCCGCTTTATGCGGTGTCCGTGCTCACTGCACTGATGGCGGTGGGTACCGCCATTTTTCTGCCGCCTTCACCCCAGGTGAGAACCCGTCATACCCTGGGGCTGGTGCAAACACTCAAAAAAGGACTGGGGGCCTATGCGGACCCTCGTCTGCGGGATCTGTTGATGACCGGGGTCATGCTGTTCATGAGCTTCGCGCTGATTCAGCAGACCCTCGGCTTCCTGTTCCAGGATCATTTTCACATGTCTCCCCAGGCTGCTGCGCGCACGCTTGGCATGACCATGATGGCTGCCGCCATTACCTCCCTGTCCGGGCAGATCATCGTGGTTCAGTGGTTGCGGGCACCCGCCACGCTGCTCATCGCCATGGCGGTGCCTGCCATTGGGGGCGGGGCGCTGCTGCTGTGGTTGGCCCAATCTCAGCTGGTGATGAGTGCGGCTGTGCTGCTGGTGGGACTGGGGCTGGGCTTCGGCATGCCTGCCATCATGTCGCTGGCCAGTCTGCGGGTGGGGCATGAAGAACAGGGCAGGGTGGCCGGGCTGGCCAGTGCCTGTCCTGCGCTGGGCTTTATCCTGGGCCCCCTGGTGGGCACCGGTCTCTACACGCTGGATCACCGCTGGCCCTATCTGCTGGTCATGGTGTTGTTGCTGCCTCTGTCCCTGCTCGCCTGGCGGCTGGTGAGAAGTTCCGCAACCCCGGTGGAGTAA
- a CDS encoding patatin-like phospholipase family protein: MSLPAPLFMDWLASRPFTLGMSSGFFGFFAHFGVVKALHENGITPARFTGSSAGALVGACVAAGCPLDRLEARLLSLTKQDFWDPSPGMGLLRGAHFRAMLASLLPISDLSQAPTPVAVSAWHGRTRRTRVLRSGAAVEAIYASCAVPGLFQPASIDGQRYWDGGIADRHGLASSWPGERVLYHHLQSRSPWRSRQSAALEPPQRTNLVTLTIDGLPRSGPNRLEQGYQALEHAYLATQQALAQPVTVGRVHVFANDKLGAGCQMPDA; this comes from the coding sequence GTGTCACTGCCTGCCCCGCTTTTCATGGACTGGCTCGCCAGCCGCCCATTCACCCTGGGGATGTCGTCCGGCTTTTTTGGTTTCTTTGCCCACTTTGGGGTTGTCAAAGCCCTGCATGAGAACGGCATTACGCCTGCGCGTTTTACCGGTTCCAGTGCCGGCGCCCTGGTAGGAGCCTGTGTCGCCGCCGGTTGCCCGCTGGACCGTCTTGAAGCGCGGCTATTGTCGCTGACAAAACAGGATTTCTGGGACCCTTCCCCGGGTATGGGGCTGCTCAGAGGCGCTCATTTTCGCGCCATGCTGGCATCATTACTGCCCATATCGGATCTGTCCCAGGCCCCCACCCCGGTTGCGGTGTCTGCCTGGCACGGGCGCACCCGACGCACCAGAGTGTTACGCAGTGGCGCTGCCGTGGAAGCCATCTACGCCTCCTGCGCCGTGCCCGGTCTGTTCCAGCCAGCAAGCATCGACGGCCAGCGTTACTGGGATGGCGGCATCGCCGACCGTCATGGGCTGGCAAGTAGCTGGCCCGGAGAGCGGGTACTGTATCATCACCTGCAGTCCCGCTCCCCGTGGCGATCACGCCAAAGTGCAGCGCTGGAGCCGCCGCAACGTACCAATCTGGTCACACTGACGATCGATGGACTGCCCCGCAGTGGCCCCAACCGTCTCGAACAGGGCTATCAAGCCTTGGAGCATGCCTACCTGGCCACACAACAGGCACTGGCGCAGCCTGTTACTGTGGGCCGCGTACACGTATTTGCCAATGACAAGTTGGGTGCTGGATGCCAGATGCCTGACGCCTGA
- a CDS encoding ferritin-like domain-containing protein, translating into MHGEQGALLVASQLASCAPTYDAKLYAASQTFDEARHVEAFTRYLQEKVGILYPVNPNLKSLLDKILSDPRWDLKFIGMQIIIEGLALAAFNTLKMTAKDPLLKQLVHLVIRDEARHVTFGVNYLEDFVKSLSHEEREDRAHFAYEACVVMRERLISTEVFEHFGWDVDAAREQVLSSTIMGQFRNLLFTRIMPNLKRIGLLTESVRPRFESLGLLQFENLVDDGEVDWAELSRPLYESS; encoded by the coding sequence ATGCATGGAGAACAGGGTGCCTTGCTGGTGGCATCACAATTGGCCAGTTGTGCTCCTACCTATGATGCCAAACTGTATGCCGCCAGCCAGACCTTTGATGAGGCGCGCCATGTTGAGGCTTTCACTCGTTACCTGCAGGAAAAAGTGGGGATCCTGTATCCAGTCAATCCCAACCTCAAGTCACTGCTGGACAAGATCCTTTCTGACCCTCGCTGGGATCTGAAATTCATTGGCATGCAGATCATCATTGAGGGGCTGGCACTGGCTGCTTTCAATACGCTGAAGATGACCGCGAAAGACCCGCTTCTCAAGCAGTTGGTGCATCTGGTGATTCGCGACGAGGCTCGTCATGTAACCTTTGGTGTCAATTACTTGGAGGACTTTGTTAAATCACTTTCTCATGAGGAAAGGGAGGACCGGGCGCACTTTGCCTATGAGGCATGCGTGGTCATGCGCGAGCGTTTGATCAGTACCGAAGTGTTCGAGCATTTCGGCTGGGACGTGGACGCTGCCCGTGAACAGGTACTCTCATCGACGATCATGGGCCAGTTCCGCAACCTGTTGTTCACCCGCATCATGCCTAACCTGAAGCGGATTGGTCTGCTTACTGAATCCGTGCGTCCCCGTTTCGAATCCCTGGGACTGCTGCAGTTCGAAAATCTGGTGGATGACGGAGAGGTGGACTGGGCAGAGCTGTCTCGGCCTCTCTATGAGTCATCGTGA